DNA from Lentibacillus amyloliquefaciens:
TGTATGAGGAGAAGGTAAGCAATGAAGATTGCCGTAATGACTGATAGCACATCATATATTCCCGGAGAATTAATCGATAAGCATAACATTCATATCGTCCCGCTCAGTGTCGTGTTTGGTGATACATCATACCGTGAAGGCACTGATATCACGACTGAGGAATTTTATCAAAAAGTTAAAGAAGCTGAGGAATTGCCGAAAACATCTCAGCCGTCAATTGGAATGATATCCAATAAGCTTGAGGAATTGGCAAAGGACTATGATGCAGTCGTCTCGGTTCATTTGTCGAGCGGAATCAGCGGCACATACCAGGCCGTTGCCAGTGCAGGTGAAATGATTGATGCGATTGACGTTTATCCGTATGATTCTGAGCTGAGCTGCATGGGTCAGGGTTTTTATGTGCTGGAGGCGGCAGAGCTGTCTGAGGTACTGGATACGCCTGAGGCAATTATTGCTCGTCTTGACGAAATGAAAAAATCAACTCGTGCTTATTTTATGGCTGATGATTTAAGCCACTTGCAGCGCGGCGGCCGTCTGAACGGCGCCCAGGCAATCGTGGGAAGCCTGCTTCAGGTAAAACCGGTGCTTCACTTTGTTGATAAAAAGATTGTGCCCTTTGAAAAAATCAGGACACGGAAAAAAGCGTTAAACCGGATTATGGGCATGATTGAAGAAGAAGCGGCACAGGGGAAAAAGCTTAAAGTTGCTTTCATTCATGCCAATAATGAATCAGCGGCTGCTGAACTGAAAGAGCAATTTGACGCTGATTATCCCGGGATGGATACGATGATCAGTTATTTCGGCCCGGTAATCGGAACCCACCTCGGAGAAGGTGCTCTCGGTGTCTGCTGGTATACAAAAGCATAATCTTAAATGTTACTCGGGGATTGGCTGCCCTGCCGATCCTTTTAAAACCTTCCTATTAATCTGCCGGGAGCGTGAAGTTATGGACTATAACGAGCTTTGTCAGCGTTATGCAGGCAAACTTCTTCTGCGAAATGAAATCCTCATTGATGACCCCTTATTCGAACGATTACTGGAAACAGGTCATTTTACCTCTAAGCCCTCTATTGAGAAAACATGGCTCCTTTATCAATGTCAGCGCTGCGGCAACCAAAAGCCCTCATTATTCGGCAGGATGCCATGTCACAATTGTAAAGAAACCCATACTTATTGCAGGAAGTGCATTGAAATGGGCCGGGTCATGGAATGCTTATCATTATATGAATGGACAGGTCATGATTACCAATGGCCAAGTCACACGGATGCCTGTACATGGACGGGAAACTTGACCGCAGCGCAGCAGAAAGCGTCGAATCAAATAACCGAAGCCATTAGCCACAGTAGAAAAGAGCTCCTCATATGGGCGGTTTGTGGTGCCGGTAAAACAGAGATGCTTTATCCCGGCATAGCCGAAGCCCTTAAACTTAGAAAAAGAATATGCATTGCCACACCGAGGGCAGATGTGGTGAGGGAATTATTGCCAAGGCTGCGCGCGGCATTTTCCGATATTTATATCCAAGGCTTGTATGGCGGAAGTCTGGAAAAAGACGGAACAGCTCAGCTTATTATCGCAACAACTCATCAGCTGTTGCGTTACAGTAATGCATTCGATGTCATGATTATTGATGAGGTTGACGCATTTCCGTATACAAAAGACCCAACCCTCCCATTTACCACCGAGCGCGCCAGAAACAAAACCGGTACGACGATTTATTTAACAGCCACCCCCAGGAAAGACTATAAGAGACGAATGACGGAAAAGAAACTGCCTTATTTATTTGTCCCCAGACGTTTTCATAACCATCCATTGCCAGTACCCAGCCTGCAAATGTGTTTTTCATTAAAGAAAAACCTAGCGAATTCTCAGCTTCCTGACCCATTTTATAAATGGTTTTCCCGGCGCAAGAACGCTTATCGGCAATTGCTCATATTTGTTCCGACCATCAGCCTGGCCGAAACCATGACGCAAAAACTAGCAAACCGTCTCTCTCAATTTGATATTATGGCAGTCCATGCTTCTGATGAGAACCGGGAGGAAAAAGTTCAGGCCTTTCGGGATAAACAATACCAAATACTTGTTACAACCACCATTTTGGAGCGTGGGGTGACTTTTCCATCGGTGGATGTGGCGGTTCTTGACGCAGGTCACACGGTTTTTGATGAAGCAGCACTTGTACAAATTGCCGGCAGAGCAGGCAGAAGCCCGGATGATCCGGATGGAGAAGTTGTTTTCTTCCATGACGGGAAAACTGAAGCAATGACAGAAGCGGTCAGATCCATTATCAAAATGAACAAGCGGGGAGGGTTTCACTAGCATGAATTGTTTATGGTGTGATACCGATATTATACCGGAAATCAGCTGGAAAACGATTATTCAGCCGCCCGAACGCAAGAAGCTGTGCCCCTCCTGTGAGGATCAACTGCAGATTCTGCAAGGTAAAAGATGCAGCACATGCAGCAGGGAAAGTGAAGAGGAGATGTGTTCTGATTGCAGGCGGTGGAAACTTAGTAGACATGATGCCCCGCTGGAATGGAATTATTCGGTGTTTACATATAATGACAGGATGCAAGAGATGATTTCAAGATGGAAATACCGGGGCGATTATTCGCTTGGCAATGCGTTTGAAAACTATTACCGGAAAGCATTTAGCCGAATAGTTTCCTTTCTTCCCAAAGACACTGCAGCTGTTCCGATTCCATTAAGTGAGGAACGCATTAAAGAGAGAGGGTTCAATCAATCCGGGATGCTGGCAGGGTTTTTACCGCTTGAAACAGTCGAATTACTGGTACGCACCCACAGTGAGAAGCAATCAAAACGAACGCGCCGTGAGCGTATAACAGCCGAAAATCCATTCAGGACGGAACAGACATTCAACAAACCGGTCATTCTTGCCGATGATATTTATACTACCGGAACAACATTGCACCACGCCGCTTTTATTTTAAAAAGGAACGGCTGCCCGGCTGTCTATGCTCTGACATTAATTCGTGGATAACAGCCATTTATCCCGCATGTAAAGGACAGTAATTTCGCCATAAATCGGCGGCTAACTGTCCTTAAATGCCCGATTCGATTCGACTAACATTCAGTAGAGAAAAGCACGCCACTGAATGAAGTCTCACTTTATGAAAAAATGATGACAGGAAAGGGGGGAGAGACATGGTGGCTGAAAGATGATTGATTTCTGGATTGAGGCAAGAGGGGGGTTCCCAGCCAAATCAGTCCTCCCTACTTTAACTGAAAACGAAATGGTGCTCGGAAGTGAAATTGTCAGTCTAAATGAACAAATTCAGGAAAAACTGAACATTATTATTCAACGAGTTCAAGGTTGAAATGACACATATGAAAAAACAGAAAAAATCTAATCATTCTTACCTTAACCCATATGAAAATGTGAAAACAATAGATGGAATATTTTTAGACAGCAAAAATTAATAAGCGAAAAAGGCTGGTAATTCAACGGTTTTCGATTCAAGCATCTATTTTTCCGACATTATTTTTTCGTTTAAGCAGGAAAAGTGAGGGGGAATGTAGTATAATGAATACATAAGATGAAAGGAGGACACTTTTTATGAAGTACAACATTCGTGGTGAAAATATTGAGGTGACCGGAGCAATTCGGGAATATGTCGAAAAGAAAGTCGGCAAACTCGCCAGATATTTTGATGCAGAGCCATCATCGGATGTGAACGTCAACTTGAGTGTCTATAACGATGAACAGCAAATTGAGGTTACGATTCCAATGCCAAATCTACTCCTCCGGGCCGAAGTGCAGCATCTTGATCTATATGCAGCCATCGACTTGGTAGTAGATAAATTGGAACGGCAAATCCGCAAGTACAAAACAAAAGTAAATCGCAAATTTAGACAAGAAGGTTCTCCGAAACATATATTTGCAGAATTGGAAAAAGAAGCTGCATTGGAAAATGAGCAAGCCGAATCAGACGAAGTTGAAATTGTCCGCAAAAAGCAATTTGATCTGAAACCAATGGATTCTGAAGAGGCCGTGCTGCAGATGGACATGCTGGGACATGCTTTTTATGTATTTACCAACGCCGTTTCAGGTGATACAAATGTTGTTTATCGCCGGAAAGACGGTAAATATGGTTTAATTGAACCTACCAGTTAATAGAATTAGATAAAAATTGTAAACGGGGCGGTCCTGACTCACAGGGCCGTCCTTTAATGTATTCATAAGGTTTTCCCCCCTGGATTTTGGATGAAGGTGATTTGCATTGTCGAAGTTTGTCGTACAGTATGCCAAATTTTAGATTTGGAAGTATATTTTACGCCATATTTTATAAGTTTGATAGAAATTATGTCGAAATCTATGTTTTTATGTGAGATTTGTGTCGAATGCACGCCCGAATTTTAAAAATGGTGATTGGTTTTTTTGTGGACATCATGCTATAACTGAGTCATACAAGATGAAAGGAAGTGCTTATGTGAGTGAAAAGAAGTATGACGAGTTAGCCACAAAAGTTCGGCAGCATGAAGAAGCTATTGCCCAGCTTCTGGAAATCATTGCTGTAACCAATCGTCGTCTTTCTGAATTGGATGGGAAGCATGAAGACTCATTAAATCCTTATTCGTTTACATAGGCCTTCCTATTTCAGTATCCTCTTTATCCTCTTATTTGTTTCGTTGCAGGAACAGTCCGTCCCCCGGGCTGTTCCTTCTTCTTTTGCAAGGAAACCAGCGGATACGTTTGCCGGGAAAAGATTACTGTTAAAATGTATGTTCAAGAAGGAGGATAAAGTGAAACTTCATTCAGCGGAATGTATATCTTTAGATATATGAGCCGCGAAGAAACAAGCCAACTAGAAACACCGACGTGTCATTTTTACCGGACTTTTTGAGCAACTTCCTAAACCTGTTTCGGCTTTAAACTTCAAGTGCTTCCGACTATCGTAATCAGTTGTCATACAACTTGAGTTGCGTTATTATTAGTATTGGACTGTCTGTGTACGCAAGTTAAAGCGTAATGAAATTCACAATATATTTAACGTTATGTTTTGGAGATAAGATGCCCAGTACTAATCAGAAAGCATTGATACAGCTGGTTTTTTAAAAAAACTTGGTTTATCTCAAAGCTCTTAAGACACAGAAAGACTTTGGCATCTGCTGAGCAATTTGCTGCATGCCGGTTTTTCTTGAAGAAAAATATGAGGAGCGTTTTAAATGGCAGGATTATTGACTAAAATTTTTGGTGACGGTAATAAAAAACAATTAAGCAAACTACAGCGAAAAGTTTCTCAAATTGAAGATATGGAGCCCGAAATGGAAAGGTTATCCGATTCTGATCTCAGCCGGAAAACTGAGGAATTCAAGGAACGCTATGCCAATGGCGAAACCTTGGATGAATTGCTGGTGGAAGCCTATGCTGTTGTGCGTGAGGGGGCCAAACGTGTGCTGGGCATGCGTCCTTTTCCTGTTCAGCTGTCGGGTGCCATTGCGTTGCACGAAGGCAATATTGCCGAAATGAAAACAGGTGAAGGTAAAACATTGGCATCGACCATGCCGGCATATTTAAATGCCCTTTCCGGGGAAGGCGTCCATATTATTACGGTCAATGATTATTTGGCTGACCGTGATGCGGAAGATATGGGCGAATTGTACAACTTCCTTGGTCTGACTGTTGGCTTGAACGGCAATGGAATGACAAAGGAAGAAAAACGTGAAGCATATAACAGTGACATCACGTACGGTACGAACAACGAATTTGGTTTTGATTATCTGCGTGATAATATGGTTCTTTATAAAGAGCAGATGGTACAGCGTTCCCTGAATTTCGCCATTATTGATGAAGTTGACTCAATTTTGATTGATGAAGCACGAACCCCGCTGATCATTTCCGGTTCTGCTCAAAAGTCTGCCTCAATGTATCAGCAGGCAAATGGTTTTGTCAGGACGCTGAACAAAGATACAGATTATACCTATGATGAAAAAACAAAGGGTGTACAACTGACGGAAGAAGGCATAAATAAAGCAGAACGTTATTTCAGTATTGAAAATCTGTTTGATTTAAACCATGTTTCCTTAACACACCATATTAACCAAGCTCTGAAAGCACACGTATCGATGCATCGTGACACGGATTATGTTGTTCAGGAAGGCGAAGTTGTCATTGTTGACCAGTTTACCGGCCGCCTGATGAAAGGACGCCGCTACAGTGATGGTCTTCATCAGGCAATTGAAGCTAAAGAAGGCATGCAGATTCAGAATGAGAGCATGACGCTCGCTTCAATCACATTCCAGAACTTTTTCCGGATGTATCAGAAGTTGTCCGGCATGACCGGTACAGCTAAAACTGAGGAAGAAGAATTCCGCAACATTTATAATATGGACGTTATTGCAATACCGACGAATGAACCGATAATTCGTGATGACAAAGCGGATATGATTTATAAGTCTGTGGAAGGCAAATTCCAGGCGGTTGCCGAGGATATTAAAGACCGCTATGAAGCCGGGCAGCCTGTTTTGGTAGGTACTGTTGCGGTTGAAACGTCAGAACTGATATCTAAGCTCTTGAAGAAATCAGGCGTCCCGCATAATATTTTAAATGCAAAAAACCACTATCGTGAAGCAGAGATTATTGAGAATGCGGGTCAAAAAGGTGCGATTACAATTGCAACGAACATGGCCGGCCGCGGTACCGACATCAAACTTGGTGAAGGTGTAACGGATCGTGGTGGACTGGCTGTCATTGGTACCGAACGACATGAGTCCCGACGCATCGATAATCAGCTGCGCGGTCGTTCAGGACGTCAAGGTGACCCTGGCATGTCTCAGTTTTATCTTTCCATGGAAGACGAGCTGATGCGACGCTTTGGTTCTGAAAACATGCGCAACATGATGGAACGTATGGGTATGGACGACACACAGCCGATTGAAAGCAAGATGGTTTCACGAGCTGTTGAATCTGCTCAGAAGCGTGTGGAAGGCAATAATTTTGATGCCCGGAAAACAGTCTTGTCGTATGATGATGTCCTGAGACAGCAACGTGAAATCATTTATAAACAACGGTTTGACGTCATTGAAGCAAATGAAGATCTGAGTGAAATTGTCCAGGAGATGATTAAATCATCAATTGAACGTGTGGTTAGTGCGAATACGCAAGATGACCTTGACGAAAATTGGGAACTGGAATCCATCATCGAATATGTTCACGGCAATTTGCTGAATCCTGATGATATTTCGTCAGACGATATTAAAGGCAAAGAACCTGAAGAGATAACAGAATTGATTCTGGATAAAGTTAAAGCACGCTATGAGGAAAAGGAAGAGGAATTGACGCCTGAACAAATGCGTGAGTTCGAAAAAGTAATCGTCTTGCGTACAGTGGATACGAAGTGGATGGACCATATTGATCAGATGGATCAGCTGCGCCAGGGTATTCATCTGCGGGCTTATGGCCAAAACGATCCGTTACAGGAATACCAGGCTGAAGGCTTTCAAATGTTTGAAGAAATGATTGTTGAGATCGAGGAAGAAGTTTCCAAATACGTTATGAAAGCGGAAATTCGTGACAATCTGCAGCGTCAGGAAGTTGCGAAAAATACTCAGGCCGTTTCCGGCGGGCAAAATCAAGATGAAAAGAAAAAGAGCCGCAAGCCATATGTGAAATCGGAAAACACTGGCCGTAATGAGCCATGCCCATGCGGCAGCGGTAAGAAATACAAACATTGCCATGGTGCATAATTTAAAGATATGAAAAATATCTGGAAACACTCTCGGAATGACCGGGAGTGTTTTCGCTGATATAATAAAAGGACTGGAGAGGTGAACAATATGGAACTTGTTGAAATTGGAAATGAACTGGAACAGATGAATAAGCGTATTGATGATTTCAGGGGGTCTCTTTGACTTAGATGTCAAACGGGAAC
Protein-coding regions in this window:
- the hpf gene encoding ribosome hibernation-promoting factor, HPF/YfiA family; amino-acid sequence: MKYNIRGENIEVTGAIREYVEKKVGKLARYFDAEPSSDVNVNLSVYNDEQQIEVTIPMPNLLLRAEVQHLDLYAAIDLVVDKLERQIRKYKTKVNRKFRQEGSPKHIFAELEKEAALENEQAESDEVEIVRKKQFDLKPMDSEEAVLQMDMLGHAFYVFTNAVSGDTNVVYRRKDGKYGLIEPTS
- a CDS encoding DegV family protein, coding for MKIAVMTDSTSYIPGELIDKHNIHIVPLSVVFGDTSYREGTDITTEEFYQKVKEAEELPKTSQPSIGMISNKLEELAKDYDAVVSVHLSSGISGTYQAVASAGEMIDAIDVYPYDSELSCMGQGFYVLEAAELSEVLDTPEAIIARLDEMKKSTRAYFMADDLSHLQRGGRLNGAQAIVGSLLQVKPVLHFVDKKIVPFEKIRTRKKALNRIMGMIEEEAAQGKKLKVAFIHANNESAAAELKEQFDADYPGMDTMISYFGPVIGTHLGEGALGVCWYTKA
- a CDS encoding ComF family protein — encoded protein: MNCLWCDTDIIPEISWKTIIQPPERKKLCPSCEDQLQILQGKRCSTCSRESEEEMCSDCRRWKLSRHDAPLEWNYSVFTYNDRMQEMISRWKYRGDYSLGNAFENYYRKAFSRIVSFLPKDTAAVPIPLSEERIKERGFNQSGMLAGFLPLETVELLVRTHSEKQSKRTRRERITAENPFRTEQTFNKPVILADDIYTTGTTLHHAAFILKRNGCPAVYALTLIRG
- the secA gene encoding preprotein translocase subunit SecA, which produces MAGLLTKIFGDGNKKQLSKLQRKVSQIEDMEPEMERLSDSDLSRKTEEFKERYANGETLDELLVEAYAVVREGAKRVLGMRPFPVQLSGAIALHEGNIAEMKTGEGKTLASTMPAYLNALSGEGVHIITVNDYLADRDAEDMGELYNFLGLTVGLNGNGMTKEEKREAYNSDITYGTNNEFGFDYLRDNMVLYKEQMVQRSLNFAIIDEVDSILIDEARTPLIISGSAQKSASMYQQANGFVRTLNKDTDYTYDEKTKGVQLTEEGINKAERYFSIENLFDLNHVSLTHHINQALKAHVSMHRDTDYVVQEGEVVIVDQFTGRLMKGRRYSDGLHQAIEAKEGMQIQNESMTLASITFQNFFRMYQKLSGMTGTAKTEEEEFRNIYNMDVIAIPTNEPIIRDDKADMIYKSVEGKFQAVAEDIKDRYEAGQPVLVGTVAVETSELISKLLKKSGVPHNILNAKNHYREAEIIENAGQKGAITIATNMAGRGTDIKLGEGVTDRGGLAVIGTERHESRRIDNQLRGRSGRQGDPGMSQFYLSMEDELMRRFGSENMRNMMERMGMDDTQPIESKMVSRAVESAQKRVEGNNFDARKTVLSYDDVLRQQREIIYKQRFDVIEANEDLSEIVQEMIKSSIERVVSANTQDDLDENWELESIIEYVHGNLLNPDDISSDDIKGKEPEEITELILDKVKARYEEKEEELTPEQMREFEKVIVLRTVDTKWMDHIDQMDQLRQGIHLRAYGQNDPLQEYQAEGFQMFEEMIVEIEEEVSKYVMKAEIRDNLQRQEVAKNTQAVSGGQNQDEKKKSRKPYVKSENTGRNEPCPCGSGKKYKHCHGA
- a CDS encoding DEAD/DEAH box helicase, whose protein sequence is MGRVMECLSLYEWTGHDYQWPSHTDACTWTGNLTAAQQKASNQITEAISHSRKELLIWAVCGAGKTEMLYPGIAEALKLRKRICIATPRADVVRELLPRLRAAFSDIYIQGLYGGSLEKDGTAQLIIATTHQLLRYSNAFDVMIIDEVDAFPYTKDPTLPFTTERARNKTGTTIYLTATPRKDYKRRMTEKKLPYLFVPRRFHNHPLPVPSLQMCFSLKKNLANSQLPDPFYKWFSRRKNAYRQLLIFVPTISLAETMTQKLANRLSQFDIMAVHASDENREEKVQAFRDKQYQILVTTTILERGVTFPSVDVAVLDAGHTVFDEAALVQIAGRAGRSPDDPDGEVVFFHDGKTEAMTEAVRSIIKMNKRGGFH